A region of the Amycolatopsis sp. cg13 genome:
CGACGGGATCCTGCAGCGCACCCAGGACAACGCCGCCGTCGAGATGACGAACCAGCTCAAGCAGCTGTACCCGCTCCCCCGGCGGCCGGTGGACGCGAACGCGCTGCAGGTGGCCGCCGACCGGCTGAACGGCCGGAAGAACTCCGCGCTGGTGACGAGCGGCGGGCACAGCGCGGGCGACATGCCCGCCTCGGTGATCACGCCGGAACTGCGCGGAGCAGTGCAGTCCGGCCGGGTCGCGTGGCAGCGCGTGGACGTCGGCGGCGTGACGCAACTGGCGCTGGGCTCGCCGTTGCTGATCTCGACCGGCGACCGGCGGAATCCGACGGTTCCGTCCGGGATCGAGGTCTACGAACTGCGCAATCTCGACGCGGAAATCGAGGCGGTGAACGGGCTCGCCAGGAACGCGTGGCTCGCCGGCGGGGCCGCGCTGGTGGTGGCTTTGATCCTCGCGGTACTCGCCGCCAGCAGCGTGTTGCGGCCGGTCGGCGAGCTGCAGCGCGCGGCCCGCAGGCTCGGCGCGGGCGACCTCGACGCCCGGATCACCGTGCGCGGCAGCGACGAATTGGCCAGTGTCGCCGAGACGTTCAACTCGACCGCCGACTCGCTGCAACGGCACGTCGGCGAACTGCGCCGGATGGAAGCCGACGCGCGGCGGTTCGTCGCCGACGTGTCGCACGAACTGCGCACGCCGCTGGCCGCGATGACCGCCGTCACCGACATGCTCGACGCCGAAGCGAAGCGGCTGCCGGACGCGGCGGGCGAGGCGGTGCGGCTGGTCAGCCAGGAGACACACAACCTGGCGCGGCTGGTGAACGACCTGATCGAGGTCACCCGGTTCGACTCCGGCACCGCGTCGCTCGCGGTGGACGACGTCGACGTGGCCGAGGCGGTCCGCGCGACTCTGCGGGCGCGGGGATTCGCGGTGGAAACCGATCTGCCGGACGGGATCCGGGCGCGCGTCGACCCGCGCCGGCTGGACGTGATCGTGGCCAACCTCGTCGGGAACGCGCTGCGGCACGGCGGGGAGCCGGTGACCGTCCGGTTGCGGGGCGACCAGGCGGGGATCACGCTTTCCGTAGAGGATTCCGGCTCGGGGCTGGACGAGGAGGTGCTGCCGCACGTGTTCGCCCGGTTCTACAAGGCGGATACCGCTCGCAGCCGGTCGGAAGGGAGCGGGCTCGGGCTCGCTATCGCCTGGGAGAACGCGCGGTTGCACCACGGGGAGCTGACCGCTGGGAACCGGCCCGGGGGCGGTGCGGTGTTCACGTTGTGGCTGCCTCGGGAGGTGCGGCAGTGAAACGGTTGCTGACGCTGATCGCGGTCTTGGTGCTGACGGCGAGCTGCGGGGTGCGGCCCAGCGGCGTGATCACCGGGGAGAACGCGCCCAGCGGGCCGCCTAACGGGAACAGCGGCTACACAGCGAGGGTGTATTTCGTGCTGAACGGGAATGTCGTGCCGGTGATGC
Encoded here:
- a CDS encoding ATP-binding protein, encoding MTGWQFRGLRTRLLVAFALLSVFTAVAVAGIGYVRARDGILQRTQDNAAVEMTNQLKQLYPLPRRPVDANALQVAADRLNGRKNSALVTSGGHSAGDMPASVITPELRGAVQSGRVAWQRVDVGGVTQLALGSPLLISTGDRRNPTVPSGIEVYELRNLDAEIEAVNGLARNAWLAGGAALVVALILAVLAASSVLRPVGELQRAARRLGAGDLDARITVRGSDELASVAETFNSTADSLQRHVGELRRMEADARRFVADVSHELRTPLAAMTAVTDMLDAEAKRLPDAAGEAVRLVSQETHNLARLVNDLIEVTRFDSGTASLAVDDVDVAEAVRATLRARGFAVETDLPDGIRARVDPRRLDVIVANLVGNALRHGGEPVTVRLRGDQAGITLSVEDSGSGLDEEVLPHVFARFYKADTARSRSEGSGLGLAIAWENARLHHGELTAGNRPGGGAVFTLWLPREVRQ